One Cottoperca gobio chromosome 23, fCotGob3.1, whole genome shotgun sequence genomic region harbors:
- the LOC115028496 gene encoding G-protein coupled receptor 22-like has product MHTSPERISADTMSNMTVLDTADPYDLDMTSGEAIYPISFQVSLTGFLLLEIVLGLSSNLTVLILYCMKQNLISSVSNIITMNLHVVDVLVCVCCIPLTAVVVLLPLEADTAMVCCFHEACVSFASVATASNVLAITVDRYDISVRPANRVLTMGRAIALLGSIWALSFCSFLVPFMEVGFFINSGSDHVNQTAVVTVAHTNEYYTELGLYYHLLAQIPIFFFTAVVMLVTYYKILQALNIRIGTRFQHNLPKKKQKSKNTISLSTATQAESTDASQSSTGVKAGGNAPLGMRASVSVIIALRRAVKRHRERRERQKRVFRMSLLIISTFLLCWTPITVLNTIILSTGPSDLTVRLRLGFLVMAYGTTIFHPLLYAFTRQKFQKVLKSKMKKRVVSVVEADPTPNNVVIHNSWIDPRRNKKVTFEDTEAGEKCLCSQDAE; this is encoded by the exons ATGCACACATCCCCAGAGCGGATTTCTGCAGACACCATGAGCAACATGACGGTGCTCGACACTGCTGACCCCTATGACCTTGACATGACCTCAGGCGAGGCCATAtaccccatcagcttccag GTTTCTCTGACAGGCTTCCTGCTTTTGGAGATAGTTTTGGGCTTGAGCTCCAACCTCACTGTGCTCATCCTCTATTGTATGAAGCAGAACCTCATCAGCTCCGTCTCCAACATCATCACCATGAACCTGCATGTGGTGGACGTGTTG GTGTGTGTATGCTGCATCCCGCTGACAGCAGTGGTGGTGTTACTTCCTTTGGAGGCGGACACAGCCATGGTCTGCTGTTTCCATGAGGCCTGCGTCTCCTTTGCAAGCGTAGCTACTGCTTCGAACGTCCTGGCTATAACTGTAGACCGCTATGACATCTCAGTGAGGCCGGCAAACCGTGTGCTTACAATGGGCCGAGCTATAGCTCTACTGGGATCTATCTGGGCTCTTTCCTTTTGCAGTTTCCTGGTTCCCTTTATGGAAGTAGGCTTCTTCATCAACTCTGGTTCAGACCATGTGAACCAGACTGCAGTGGTTACAGTGGCTCATACAAATGAGTATTATACAGAGCTCGGGTTGTACTATCACCTGCTCGCACAGATCCCTATATTCTTTTTTACAGCTGTGGTAATGCTAGTGACTTACTACAAGATCCTTCAAGCACTTAATATTCGCATTGGAACGCGATTTCAGCACAACCTaccgaaaaagaagcaaaaGAGCAAAAACACCATCTCTTTGAGCACTGCGACACAAGCAGAGTCGACTGACGcttcacagagcagcacaggAGTCAAGGCAGGTGGCAATGCACCTTTGGGCATGCGGGCATCAGTGTCAGTCATTATTGCGCTAAGACGAGCAGTAAAGCGTCATCGTGAGAGACGGGAGAGGCAGAAACGAGTCTTCAGGATGTCTCTTCTCATCATCTCCACATTCTTACTGTGCTGGACTCCAATAACTgtgctcaacaccatcatcctcAGCACTGGGCCCAGTGATTTAACTGTCCGCCTCCGCTTGGGCTTCCTGGTGATGGCCTATGGAACCACTATCTTTCATCCACTCCTCTATGCCTTCACTCGGCAGAAGTTCCAAAAGGTTTTGAAAAGCAAGATGAAGAAGAGGGTGGTGTCTGTAGTAGAAGCTGACCCTACACCAAACAATGTAGTCATCCATAACTCATGGATTGACCCCAGGAGAAACAAGAAGGTCACATTCGAGGACACAGAAGCCGGAGAAAAGTGTCTATGCTCGCAGGACGCGGAGTAA